GAGGCCGACAAAACAGAGGAAGGCAACCCACTGTCCTTAATGATTAGCACCCTAGGTTTTGTGCTAATGCTGCTGCTGTTTCTTTAGAAAGTGTGCCTTAGAAACGCGTGCCCTAGAAACGCGCGCCTGGAGCTGTCTATCTAGACCCGGATTCAGCTTAAACAAACTAATCGAACTTGATTTGATAGGGCAGGAGCGCATAGATGCCACGGGGATCATTTAGCTGCTGAATGATCTTGACGTCCTGCTTTAGCTTCTCTAGCTGAGCCGTCAGCGGATCTGGTCGTTCGGCTCTAGCCGACTCAAAGAAGCTGGCAAAGAAGCGGTTCCACTCATCCCCTTCGGGATATTCCTGTAGCCGCCAGTCTTCACCTAGGTCTGACATCTCCGCTGCAACCTCAATGGCTCGCTCTAGGCCGCCAAGCTCGTCTACCAAGCCCAGGTCTTTGGCTGCTTGGCCTGACCAGACTCGGCCTTGGGCAATCTCAGCAACTTTAGCGGCTGGCAGTTCGCGCCCCTCTACGACTCGGGCCAGAAACTCATCGTAGATCTGGTCTACGGACTTTTGTAGAATGGTCAGCTCTTTAGCCGTTTTAGGGCGAGTGCTGGTGAAAATATCTGCTAGATCAGAAGTTTTGACGCCATCCCAGCTAACGCCGACTTTGCCACCTAGATCTTCTAGGTTCACAAACAGGCTGAAAACCCCAATCGATCCGGTAATCGTGGTAGGTTCAGCTACGATTCTGTCTGCCAAGGACGCGATCCAGTAGCCACCAGAGGCGGCGACATCGCCCATAGAAACAATTACAGGCTTGCCCGATTCCTGCAGCAGACGCACCTCTCGCAAAATAATTTCGGAGGCAATGGCGCTGCCGCCTGGGCTATTGACCCGCAAAACGACCGCTTTAACCTCCTCGTCTAGGCGCAGCTCGCGCAGCTGCTGAGCCATCTGATTTCCAGCGATGACTTGGCTACCACCAAACCCGCTCGAACCATCGCCGTCTACAATTTGCCCCTCGGCATAGACGACAGCAATTTGGTTGCTGGAGCTGCGGCTGGTTAGAGTATCTTCAGCCATGTCGGCATAGTGCTGCAGGCTGACCTGGCGGAAGTCTTCTTCGTCGTCAAGGTCGTCTTCGCTTTGGTTGGTGTGCGATCGCAATTCCGCAATCACCTCATCCTCATAGACAATTTGATCGACTAGCTGCTGGGTCTTGGCCTCCTCGCCAAAGAGAAATCCCTGGTTGTTAGCAATGTTCTGCAGTGCCTGGGCTGTTACGGGGCGAGGTTGAGCAGAGCTTTCAAGGATAGATTGCCACAGCTCCCTCAGTAGTCGTTGAGTTTGGTCCCTTTCCTCGGGGCTCATGTCGTTGCGCAGCAGCGGTTCTACCGCCGACTTGTACTTGCCCACACGAGTTACCTGCACCCCCACGCCCAGCTTACTGAGGGCTTCGGCCTGGTACATCATTTCGGCGTACAGACCGTTCATTTCGAGATTGCCAAAAGGATTCATGTAAACCGATTGGGCGGCGGAAGCCATGAGATACTCCCGCTCTGTCCAAGACACATCGTAGGCAATGACGGGCTTGCCGCTATCGCGAAACACCTCAATCGCCTTTCTTAGCTCCGTTTGAGAGGCTAGCCCAATGCCTAGCTCGCTGCCGCCCTTGAGATAAAGGCCGGTAATGCGGTCATCTTCTGCCGCTGCCCTGAGGGCTACGACAGCTTCCCTCAGGGTTAACTGACCGGGCCTTTGTCCCACAAACAAAATGTCTGTCGGGCTGGGCACCACTTCAGAGTCAGAGATGATGGTTGACAGGTCGTAAACCATCACGGAGTCTTTTTCGACCAGAGGGGTGCTGCCCTTGGCCATGTTTGCAGCCAAAATCCCTACCAGCCCGACCGCTCCAATGGCGGTAAACACACTAAACAGCACAACGAACAAGAAGGTGCCGGTCAGGCTAGCTAGGGTGAATTTCCAGAATTGCCGCATGAATTTCTAAAATGCTCAAGGAATATGGCAGAAAGCCCAGGTTCAAGCAGATGTCATCCCTCTACCAGGGTAAACTTTATCCCTCCAAGCTTGCGGGAATCAGCCCCAAAGTTTGAAGGCCTTTAAGCACGGTTCCTGGCATTATCGGTGCGGCAGGAGAACTTAATTTCGTTTGCAAAAACGCTACGACGCTGAGGCGCAACCTGATCGGTAGCCATAGGGGTGCAGCATCACGGGCAGCGAGTTTGGCACTTTGCACAATGGGCAGGGGTTAAACGGCAAAAGACATTCCCTTACGGAATGCCTTTAAATCTCAGCTAGTTTGAATATTGCTAACGAATATTGCCAACTGAACAGGCAAAGTTAGCGGTAGACGTCTTCTGAGTCTTCGTCGTAGACCTCTAGGCCCTCCTCCGGATCGTCCTGCTTATTCACCTCTTCCTTAAAACCCCGTAGCGTTTTACCCAGGGCACTGCCCAGCTCAGGAATTTTCTTGGGGCCAAAGATCAAGACCGCAACCCCGAGGATGATGATGACTTCTGTCCAGCCGAGATTGAACATAGGAACGCCTAGCGCAGTAACAATCAATATACCAGTGGGAAGCAAGGGGATAGGAGGCGAGCAGTGCTGCTCGTCTCTTATCCTCGTGTGCTTTACCTTGCTGCCGCCATCGGCTCATAGCGAATCCCGGCCTGCCGCAGCCTTTCGACGGCTTCGCCTAAGCGATCGCAATCGGCAATCAGGCTAATGCGCACGTAGCCTTCACCGCCAGGGCCAAAAGCGTTGCCCGGGGTAACGACGACACCAGTTTCCTGCAGCACGCTGAGGGCAAAGTCAGTAGAACCTTGGCCGGGCGGGCAGGGCACCCAGAGGTACATCGTGGCTTTGGTCTTGGGCACGTTCCACCCCAGGGTCGCCAGCTCCTGAATCAGAAAATCGCGGCGGGTGCGATAGCGGGCCTGGACTTCGTGCAGGTAGACATCGGGGAGGGCTAGGGCTGTTTCGGCAGCCTGTTGCAGGGCGGCAAAAATGCCGTAGTCAAGATTGGTCTTGAGGGTGCGCAGGCCCTGGATAATGTGGCGGTTGCCAACCACAAAGCCGACCCGCCATCCGGCCATATTGTAGGTCTTGGAAAGCGTGTGGAACTCAACACCGACTTCTTTGCCGCCAGGGATCTCTAGCAGACTGGTGGGCTGGTAGCCATCAAAGGCCAACTCGGCGTAGCACAGGTCGTGCACCAGCAAAATGTTGTACTCGCGGGCAAAGGCCACCGCATCTTCAAAGAATTTGCGAGGAGCGGTGGCCGCAGTGGGGTTACTGGGGTAGTTGAAGAACATCGCCTTGGCCCGGCGAGCGATATCTGCAGGAATAGCCTCTAGATCAATTAGCCAGTTATTTTCGGGCGTGAGGTGGAGGTGGTAGATCTCGCCACCTGCGATCGCAGGTCCCCGAAAATGGGCCGGATAGGCCGGGGTTGGCACCAGTACCAAATCTCCCGGGTTGATGTAGGCCATTGCCAGGTGGGTCAGCCCTTCCTTAGATCCCAGCAGCGGCAGGGCCTCGCCATCGGGGTCTAGCTCCACGCCATAGCGACGGTGATACCAAGAGGTGATCGCCTTGCGAAAGCTGGCTGTGCCCTCGAAGGGGGGGTAGCCGTGGTTCGCCACATTTTCTAGAGCCTCCTTAGCGGCTTCTACCACAGGGGCTGGGGTAGCCCCATCGGGGTTGCCCATGCCCAAATCGATCAAATCCAAACCCTGTTCGCGGGCGCGTGCCTTGAGTTCATCCAGGCGGGCAAACACGTAGGGGGGCAAAGCGCTCAGCCGTTGGGCAGGTTGGATCCAATCCAGGCTCATGGGGTTAACTCCGAGGTTGCTTCAAGAATTTCAGGATGGGACAGGGACCTAGCCACAGAACGCATTTCTGGAGCCAGGGTCGAAACCATTGCCCCCATTAGGGATTCAGGTGCGACTGTAAATGGTAGGTGGTGAATATCAGATCCTTCACGGCAGGCAAACTGGGCAGCTTGTCGCAGGTCTACTAAGGAAATCTCACCCAGACCCAGGTCGTCTAGAGACTTGGGCAGCCCAACCAAGTCATAAAACTGCAGGAGCTGCTGCCGGGCGGTCGCCGCTAGGGAGTTTTTCGGCCCGATCTCTTCCAGCCGTAGCTGCACCAGAATGCCGTAGGCAACCTTTTCGCCATGCAGAGCGCCGTGGCTAGCCTCCAGCTGAGTCAGCCCGTTATGGACGGCATGGGCTGCTACCGTACGGCATTGGGCCCCACCCAGGCCACCTATCACCCCAGCTAGCAGCACTGTGGCATCGACCACCTCCTGCCAGTCTGCTCCGCCCGGATCTTGCAGAGCGGCGGCGGTTTTTTGAAAAAGAATGTCGCGCAGGATGCGGGCCTGCTGCACTGCCGCAATAATCAGGGCTTTGTCGGAAGCACCGCTGCTGACGGAGGCTTCGTACCACTTGGCTAGGGCATCGCCAATGCCGGCAACTAGGGTGCGCTGAGGGGCGGTCAGCACCAGATCGTAGTCGAGAATCAGCAGATCGGGGCAGCGCTCTAGGGCCACGTCGTAGAGAAAGGCCCCCTGGTCAGAATAGACGTTCGAGAGGGCCGTCCAGGCGGCGCAGGTGGCTGCTGAGGCCGGGATAGTGACCACAGGCAGGCGCAGCTGATAGGCCAGCAGCTTAGCCGCATCTAGTGCCTTACCGCCGCCCACACCGATGATCAGATCAGCTTGATGAGTTTGGGCGATGGCCTTCAGCGCCTTGAGTGCCGACTCGCTACAGTCGCTTTTGTAGGAAGCCTGCTTAACAGCTAAGTCGGCTAAAGCCGGGGCTAGGAAAGGGGCAGCTACTTTTAGGGTGTGGTTGCCGCCAATGAGCAGAGGTCGTTGACCCAGGGCTGCGATCGCAGCCTGCGACTGGGCCAGAATGCCAGCCCCTCGCATTACCCGAGCCGGAGCAACGGCAAGCACAGGCAAAGTATCAACGGTCATAGGCGTAAAGAATCAGGTGTCGGAGGATGAAGGTTGGGTGGATGAGAGCCGGGCCAGCGCCTTGCGGTCTAGGAGGATGGTCATATCATCTCCAGTGGCGGCATTGGGAATAGGCTGCACCTGCCCCATATAAACTAGCTGAGACACCCCTGGCGAGTCATGCAAAATCGTGCGGGCTCGAATCGTAGGGACTCTGGTTGCTGAGCCCAGGCGATAAGGCTTAAACAGGTTGCTGGCGGCCTGCCGTAGAGTCGCCTCCAGCTGTGTTTCTGTAAGCGTTGGCGGCACAGTGATGGTAATCTTTTCGGCCCCGGAGTCAAAAACTGTCGCGTAGGGCACGGCCCCCGGAATGGCAGTGCGGGAAAAGGGTTCGAAGCTCAATCCCAAAAGCCCAATGGTCAGCACGGCAGCAAAGCCCGTAGCCCCCACCAGCCGAAAGCGCAGCCCCCACTTCAAAACAAAGGCCAGTACCGTAATGGCGGCCAGTGCCAGGGTGCCGATTCCGGCCCACTTGGTGATTTCTAAAAACTCCTCAGGGGTTGTCATAGTTTATGAGACCAATAGATCTTTCAGCATAACGTACTCGAAATCAACTCTACCAGGGAGGCTGCTTAGCGCCCCTGAGCTGTGTGTGGAGCCTGCTTGTGCAGTGGTTTGAACCCCCAACAGCAAACGCTGGAACGAGATGCGATCGCGCCCAGTGCTTCGATCCTATCAGCAGAGCTGACCCCCCTACTCCAAAGCCCGATTGTTTTTGCCAGTAATGCGGCATGAAAGCTAACAAAAAAGGCATACTGTTTCGAGTAAACCTGCCAGCAAGGATTCCAGAAGGAATTCATAAAAACTTTCTCCATCGCCCTAGGTGTAATGTTTGGGGGCGTACGATGGCGAAAGTCATGGCAGTACTCAGTAGCTAAGGAGACCATTCATGCTGACGCTTCGCCCTCGCCCACTGGGGGTTTCAGCGGGAGCCCTGACAGTGCTGCTGCTGGCTGGTTGCGGCCCCTCTAGGGTGTCCCAGTGCAACCGACTGGCTGAGGTGGTAAACCAGACTCAGGGCTTTATGTCCGAATTTGAAACAGAAATTCAGAGCTTCAGCCAAAACGCCTCCCAGGTCAGAAACCTGGATGACATTAAGGCTGCAGCCAGCCAGTACACCTCAGCAGTTGATGGGGTGGTGACAGATCTAGACGGCCTCGTAGGCGATCTGAGAGGGGCCCAACTGAAGGATGACACTCTAGTGAGCTTTCGTGATGACTACGTTGGCGTTGTCGAGGGCTTTAAAGGTTCCCTACAGCAGGCTAGCAGTGCAATGGATCTGGTGGTGACTGTGCCTTCAGAAGCAGAGCTGCCCGCCCGCATTGAAGAATCGCAGAAGCAGACGATGGAAGCCGTCAGCTCCATCGAGCAGCTATCGCAAACTGAGTCTCAGCTGATTAGCACCGTTAACTCTTACTGCGGAGCTTCTACCCAACCGGCGGCAGGGGAAGCTCCGGCGGGAGAAGCGCCAGCAGGACAAACTCCGGCCCCAGCAGGAGAAGTGCCAGCAGGACAAACTCCGGCTCCAGCTGAAACAGCTCCCGCTGGTGGGGGGCAGTAGCTTGGGCCCGGATTGGGTTAGAAAAGCCGCTGTCTAAAGCATCTGCCGAACTATCAGCCCTTGCAAGAGCGTAGACCCATCTCCTGCAAGGGCTGATTCTCAAAAGCTCCTGTTTAATTCTTCTGCTTTATGTCCCTAAAGCTTTAGGGACATAAAGCAGAAGACACAGATTTGGGGACAGGGGATGCTCAGCAATGCTGAGTCACTTTGTCCTCAGATTTTTTAGGGGGATCTCTTAAAGCGCAGCTACATCTGCCAATGGGAACGGAGTCAACAATTAGCGCATTAAGTAACGAACTGTTGACTTATGTATTCAGCGGTAGAAGCGGGATACTTAACTTAAATAGAACACTCAAGTAAAACGGCAGACCAACTGTCAGGTAGACTTTTCCCAAGAGGCTTTCTAGGGTTAACACGCCTATCTTGCTGCTGGCAATGAGTAATTTACGGAGTTTTCTCATATCCTAGATAATCTCTCTTCCAGGGAGAGCTGAATGATTTATAGCGATGGCGTCAGACAGTGATCGGGGATACTCAACTCGGCGTGACTAGACCATTAAAAGCATCTGCCAACCCAGACCCTGATTCTTTTTTGGATTTAGACATTGGCCCAGCGGATCGAATTTTGATCCATTTAGCTCTGGGTGCTATGAAGATGGGGGGGCATCGCTATGGTGCCTTTCTAGATGCTGCCACGACTGCCGCCAAGTTTGCTATCTACAGCACCTATCTGGAGCAGGGCAAGAACATTCGCAAAACGGGCTTTTTATATCACGTTGAGCCAAAGCGGGTTAAAGCCATCATCAAGGAAGTGCAGGATGCGCTCGATCAGGGGCAAACGCTGAAAACCCTCAACTCTCAAGAGCCTTACTACCTGATTGCGCTGCCGCACCTCTGGCAGGAGCACTTTCCGTGCCAACCTGACCAGCCACGAGTAACTGTGCACGGTCTCACCCCCAGGGAACGGCTGGAGATCGAGCAGAGCCTGCCGTCTGATTTGCCTGAGGCCAAGCTGCTAGATCTGGCTGAATTTACTGACCTAATTGAGATGCTGCATGAGCTGTCGCAGGCCGATTTGCCTGTTTGTCAGCGGATGTCTTTTAGTGAGGCGCTGACCGAGCACATCAAATTTAGGCTGCTGTACTCAGGAACTGTTATTCAGATAGATTCGCCGCTGCTGGGGGCACCTCTGTTTGCGCTGGCCCGCACCGTGTATTCGCCTAAGGGGGAGCGGGAGCGGGTGTTTACTATGATCGATGATGTAGCTCGCTTTTTCAGCCTTTTGCAGTCTTGGGTTAAGGAGGAAGCAGGCGTGTTGCGGGCGATTGAGGTTTTTGATGTGGACCCAAGCCGTAAAGAAGAAGCCCTGAGCGAACTCGACCAGATGCTGCAAGCCTGGGCCGATAAGTATCACCAGGATGGAGGTCACCCGATGGTGCTACAGGTCGCTGCGGGTGAACGGGAATACGAGTAACGCTGCTCGCGTTGCTAAACCACTCGCGTTGCTAAACCAATGGATGCGCTAGCCAACAGATGGGGAAGTGGACTACAGCCTTTTCTAAGCAGACCTTTTCATGACTTCTTAGAGACTCATCCGCTATGGGCCTGGGGGTTGGATCATTCTCTGTGGGTGGTTGCGATCGCAATCCTTGCCCTGCTGCTGCTGGCCGGGCTGTGGAGCGCAGTTGCCCGCTTAACTGAGAACTTTTGGCTAAGCCTGGTTCGGCTGCCGTTTCGAGTGGGGCTATGGGGCTTTCTAGCCCTGTCTCGCTTGCTGCGGCGTCCAACCCAATCGGCTCTCGTCAAACCCTCTGAGCATTCACCAGAGCCCGATCGCCCGGCAGAGATCGTGCAGCGCTTAGAAGTCTTACAGCAGGAGCAGGAAGCCCTAGTGCGGGAGTTGCGATCGCTGCTGGCCAAGCAATCTCAGGAATAGGCAAGAATGTTAAACCTGGAGGGATCGACCGGTTCTCCTCTCAATTCTGTCGTTCTGTGGCCTGAGCTGAGGTTTCATGTTTCTGTTTCTGTCTAAACTGCTGCCTCTGTTTGTCTATCCTCTAGGGCTCGCCTGCCTGTTGCTGTTGCTGGCCCTGGGGTTGATCTGGAAACGACCCCGCTGGGCTGCCGGTGCGATCGCGCTGGCGCTGGGCCTGTTGGTGGTTAGCGGCAACCCCTGGATGGCTACCCAGGTCGTGAAATCCTTAGAGTGGCAGCACCTACCCACCGCTGATTTGCCTCGGGCACAAGCCATTGTGGTGCTGGGCGGCGGCATTAAGCCTGCGGTAGCGCCGCGCCCCTGGGTAGATGTGGCTGAGGCCGGAGATCGGGTACTGCACGGAGCGCGACTTTACCAGGCGGGCAAAGCCCCACTGCTAATCCTTAGCGGCGGCCGCATCGATTGGAAGGAGGGCGGCCCCTCAGAGGCGGGCGATATGGCCCAGCTCGCGATGGCGCTGGGGGTGCCGAGGGGTGCGATCGCAGAAGATCCGACCTCCCTCAACACCTATGAAAATGCCGTCAACGTCAAAGCCATCCTGCAGCAGCGGCGAATCAATCGTGTGCTTCTAGTCACCTCGGCCATGCACATGCCCCGATCGCTGCTCATCTTTCGCCATCAAGGCATAGAGGCTATACCTGCCCCGACTGATTTTCTAGTCACGCAACAGTCTCTCCAAGAACATCAAACGACCTGGCAAGGACGGCTGCTCAGCCTGGTGCCCCAAGCAGAAGACCTATCTCCGTTCACCCGAGCTCTGAAAGAATACATCGGGATTACCGTGTACTGGCTGCGGGGCTGGCTGTAGCAGTCGCGTTTGCTGGAACCCGGAACGCGCGGCCCGCGTCGGGCTAGGATAGTCCCATTTCTGTTGAGAAACTGCAATGACTAATCAGCGTAGTGTGTTCTGTCGGCGTTTGGGGTTGGGTCTGCTCTGTGTGGGGCTGGGCTTGGGCTCGTCTCCCGCCCTAGCGCAGGTGCGTTTGTCAGCGGCCCCCGCAGCGGCTCCCCCAGCGACTCCAAACATCGAGACCCCAGCCCCCGATCTGGAGCTAGAGACCTACACTGATAGCGATCGCTTTTCGATTCAGCTACCACCGGGTTGGCAAGTCTCGTCTGCTGAGGCAGGCCCCCTAGTAATCACCAACTTCCCCCAAACAGAGACTGAGCGCGCTGCGCAGGCCGAAGACCTACGCACTGAAGTTACCTTGATTGAGCAGCCCCCTGGTGAGGTAGTGCCGCCAGCCCTACAAGAAATTCAGAGTCAGGGCTATTCCCTCGCAGACTATGGTGCTATCACCATCGATGGGGCAACGGCGCTGCAGCTGTGGCTCATAGATCTGCCAGAAGCACCCGAGAGTGCTCTGATGACCTACATCGGCTACGACACAGCAACCGCCATCATCGTCAGCCGCTTTGATACCCTGACACCCGAAATCGAGCGCCTGCTAACGACCTTGCACAGCTCCTTCACCCGCTTGTAAACGGCAAGCCGCCCCGTTTCTAGCCGGACAACCGCCATATGCGTGATGCCCACTCCTGAGATTCCTCTGTACAGTAGATAGGTAAATTAGGTACGGTTCGCGCCGATGTGAGGTAGAAATCGATCGTGCGCCAAGTCAAAGCTATGCGCCAAATTTTGATGGTCGTTCACCAAGAGACCTCCAACCCAGGGCTGGTGGGCCAAGTGCTTCAGGAGTGGGGCTATGCCCTCGATATTCGCTGTCCAGCCATCGGCCAACCGCTGCCGACGGCTCTAGATGCCTACGAAGGCATCATCGTTTTTGGAGGCCCGATGAGTGCCAACGACGATGACACCCTTCCGTTTATTCGCCAGGAGATGGACTGGATTGCCCAGGTTCTGGAAGCCGAGAAGCCCTATTTAGGGATTTGCTTAGGGGCTCAGATGCTGGCTAGGGCCCTGGGAGCGCAGGTGGTTCTCCAGAGCGAAGACCTGCGAGAGATAGGCTATTTCCCCCTCCACCCGACTGCCCCAGGTCGGGAGTTCTTCACTGAGCCGATGCATGTCTATCAGTGGCACAAAGAGGGGTTTGAGTTGCCCTCTGAGTGTACGCTATTGGCAGAGGGAGATCTCTTTCCCAATCAAGCTTTTCGGTATGGCAAAAGCGCCTTTGGGATACAGTTTCACCCTGAGATTACTGCCGAGCTAATCGAGCACTGGACCTCTAATGCGGCTGACCAACTGCTGCTGCCAGGGGCTCAGGCTCGCCCCCTCCATTTTCACCAACACAAGCTGTATAGTCAGGCTGTGGAAAACTGGTTAAGGCGTTTTCTTTGGCAGTGGCTCTACCGGCAACCAGCAATAGCCCCAGACTGGAGCCTTTCTGCCTAGTACAGCCGTCCTGATTAGGCTGTGGAAAACCAGGGTTTAACTTGTGGAAAAGGGGACTTCGGTCTGTGGAAAATGCCGCTTTACTGGGGAAAAAGTTTTGAAAATCGGCCTAATCGGAACCGGACTTATGGGCGGAACCATGGCGCTGCGGCTGCTGACGGCAGGCCATCAGGTCTGGGCCTACAACCGTACGGCTGGCAGGCTAAAGCCCCTAGCTCTGGCAGGGGTTACCCCGTCTAGCCAGGCTGTGACGGTTGTGCAGGCAGTAGATGCTCTAGTGCTGATGCTGACCGATGCGGCAGCCATTCGGTCCGTGTTGCTGAGCGACGAAGTCAAGCCTGTTTTAGAAGGCCGCACCATTATTCAAATGGGCACCATTTCCTCCCAAGACAGCTGTGCCCTGAGCCAGGAATTTCAGTCGCTGTCTGCCGATTACCTAGAAGCTCCGGTACTAGGCAGCATTCCTGAAGCCAAATCTGGCAAGCTCATTGTTATGGTGGGAGCTACTCCAGAGCACTTCATGCAGTGGCTGCCTGTGCTACGCTGCTTCAGCGCTGAGCCGCTGCACGTAGGCCCTGTAGGCTCGGCTGCCGCCCTGAAACTGGCCATGAACCAGCTAATTGGCACGCTTACTGCAGCCTTTGCCCAAAGCCTGAGCTTAATCCAGCGGCATGGCATTCCAGTCTCCACGTTTATGCAGGTAGTCCGCAATAGTGCGCTCTATGCCCCTACCTACGACAAAAAGCTCGATCGCATGATCAGCCGCAAGTTTGCTGACCCCAACTTCCCAGCCAAGCACTTGCTAAAAGATATGGGCCTGTTTGTGGAAACAGCAGAGCTCGCTGGAATAGATACTTCTTTGGCAGACCAAGTGCGGCAGCTAGTGCAGCTAGCTGTAGAGCAAGGACTGGCCGATGCAGACTACTCCAGCCTGTATAACATCATCAATCCGGTAGCACCCCCGGAATAGGCCGTTGGGGCCAGAATTTTGTTTTGGTCTCAGGGCGTGCCTCAGTCCAGCAAGCTGTAGGGGATAGCAATTGTAAAAGCAGTACCTTGGCCGGGGACAGATTGGCAGGTGAGGCTCCCTTGGTGGCGCTCTGTAACAATCTGATAGCTGATTGACAGGCCCATACCAGTGCCCTTACCGATGGGCTTGGTCGTAAAGAAGGGATCAAACAGGCGTCTCTGGGTTTCGGGGGCAATGCCAGGACCATTATCGGCAATCACAATCACTACATCAGTCGGAGTGAGGCTGGTTTCGAGAATGATTTCTGGCTGTAGATTGGGCTGATCTTCCCAAGCTTCTTCTAGGGCATCAATGGCGTTGCTCAAGATGTTCATAAACACCTGATTGAGCTGCCCGGCGTAGCACTCAATCGGTGGAATCTGACCATAGCGCTGGATGACCTCAATGGTTGGGCGTCCTCCACTGGCCTTCAAGCGGCTTTGCAGAATCATCAGGGTACTGTCTAGTCCGGCATGGATATCGACTGCTTTTTGCTCAGCCTCGTCCATACGAGAGAAGGTTCGCAGCGACATGACAATTTTCTGAATCCGGTCAGCCCCAACTTTCATGGAGTTCAGCAGTTTGGGCAGATCTTTAAGCACAAAGGGCAAGTCGATGGCTTCAACTTCTGCCGCAATCGCGGGCAGCGGATCGGGGTAGGAATGCTGGTACAGCTCTACCAGCTTCATGAGATCCTCGATGTAATTGCGGGCATGGTTTAGGTTGCCGTAGATGAAGTTGACCGGATTGTTGATTTCGTGGGCCACACCTGCGACCAGCTGTCCTAAGCTGGACATTTTCTCGCTCTGGACCAGCTGCATTTGGGCGCGCTGTAGCTCTTGCAGAGTAGTTTCTAGAGCTTGGGTACGCTGACGCAGCTGACTCT
This DNA window, taken from Pseudanabaena sp. FACHB-2040, encodes the following:
- a CDS encoding NAD(P)-dependent oxidoreductase, with product MEKGTSVCGKCRFTGEKVLKIGLIGTGLMGGTMALRLLTAGHQVWAYNRTAGRLKPLALAGVTPSSQAVTVVQAVDALVLMLTDAAAIRSVLLSDEVKPVLEGRTIIQMGTISSQDSCALSQEFQSLSADYLEAPVLGSIPEAKSGKLIVMVGATPEHFMQWLPVLRCFSAEPLHVGPVGSAAALKLAMNQLIGTLTAAFAQSLSLIQRHGIPVSTFMQVVRNSALYAPTYDKKLDRMISRKFADPNFPAKHLLKDMGLFVETAELAGIDTSLADQVRQLVQLAVEQGLADADYSSLYNIINPVAPPE